The following proteins are co-located in the Desulfurococcus amylolyticus Z-533 genome:
- a CDS encoding ribose 1,5-bisphosphate isomerase, whose product MSDVSIPPKVLEIADGIKTMRIRGAGKIGRAAAEALKIAAEEYNGPRDASLFKKYIGRVADILISTRPTAVSLPNAVMFILSSLRDQYGFDEAHSAIVSAANRFIEESLNAVKKISEMGAKRIKENSIILTHCHSSVAVNTITEAYRQGKVVKAYSTETRPFYQGRITTTQLLNNGVPVVQIPDSAVRYVMNDVDYVVIGADTITSNGAVINKIGTSQVALAAKEARVRVYVVAESYKFSPITLVGELVPIEFRDPSEIVPEEWLKQHPGVKVLNPSFDVTPPEYIDAIVTEVGVIPPQSAILVLMERLGWALEKIKHGLSISTIRFEDLLE is encoded by the coding sequence ATGAGCGATGTTAGTATACCTCCAAAGGTCCTTGAGATAGCTGATGGAATAAAGACGATGAGGATCCGGGGAGCTGGTAAGATCGGGCGGGCAGCAGCCGAAGCTTTGAAAATAGCGGCAGAGGAGTATAATGGGCCACGGGATGCATCCCTATTTAAGAAGTATATTGGAAGAGTCGCCGATATACTCATATCGACGAGGCCTACCGCTGTAAGCCTACCTAACGCAGTCATGTTTATTCTTTCCAGTCTAAGGGATCAATACGGCTTCGACGAGGCCCATTCAGCCATAGTGAGTGCTGCTAATAGATTCATCGAGGAAAGCCTGAACGCGGTTAAGAAGATAAGTGAAATGGGTGCTAAGAGGATAAAGGAGAACTCCATCATACTTACACATTGCCACAGCAGCGTCGCAGTGAATACTATAACTGAAGCATATAGACAAGGCAAGGTGGTGAAGGCCTACAGTACCGAGACACGTCCATTCTACCAGGGCAGGATAACCACAACGCAGCTCCTGAATAACGGGGTACCTGTTGTCCAGATACCTGATAGTGCTGTGAGGTATGTTATGAATGATGTGGATTACGTGGTAATAGGGGCTGACACGATTACAAGTAATGGAGCAGTGATAAACAAGATTGGTACAAGCCAGGTAGCTTTAGCAGCCAAGGAGGCCAGGGTACGCGTCTACGTTGTAGCCGAGTCATATAAGTTCTCACCTATAACACTCGTCGGGGAACTCGTGCCAATAGAGTTCCGTGATCCAAGCGAGATAGTCCCCGAAGAGTGGTTGAAGCAGCATCCAGGCGTCAAAGTATTGAACCCCTCATTCGATGTCACGCCTCCCGAGTACATTGACGCCATAGTAACTGAAGTCGGAGTTATACCACCTCAATCAGCGATACTCGTGCTCATGGAGAGGCTTGGCTGGGCACTGGAAAAGATTAAACATGGTTTATCAATATCTACAATAAGGTTTGAGGACTTGTTGGAGTAA
- a CDS encoding DUF402 domain-containing protein, with translation MAALAKVRIRGIYATALTKLLMDKGHSIVQPSEKIASRFNIGIDNSPSDVTVKDKDDCDGVVVIGFPSEAREIYNDIVSAIPYTFRSISQVELHSIYLARVEKNTGDTCIVDTGDFKTELTPCREKPGDKVIVGVAKTALYPGEKISVTRSFRLLGKLVALIHGMQKVTFSEHIRDPGLKARLTALAVSRLMGGNLGVHFRSSARFAEPSEILGEIEFLLNEYKRVMSKASEADAPLKLYRGELVGVIGFTSLSKNILDDIRGTVTPTIRGHHSLRSMGLGDIVEAMEHCIVNGCSGDSVSRCIWEYVLVRLAESGVIHIRHVKPTGEALDLTPGRIHRIERSVEGVRVIIKRIISGSGLYDGIGVERKPGDLDYMVVEPGKPYIVHNYYRDTTWLGSYINVNTPPELSVNIVKYHDLLVDVAVAPGREPIVLDRDELEKTFSAGLIDLQLYEYALKTLEEIARDPTRYLYNP, from the coding sequence GTGGCAGCCTTGGCCAAAGTGAGGATCAGGGGTATATATGCTACAGCGTTAACTAAGCTGTTAATGGATAAGGGGCATTCAATAGTGCAGCCAAGCGAGAAGATAGCGTCTAGGTTCAACATAGGCATCGATAATTCCCCGAGTGATGTCACGGTTAAGGACAAGGATGATTGTGATGGAGTAGTTGTGATAGGGTTTCCCAGCGAGGCTAGAGAGATATACAACGACATAGTCTCAGCCATTCCATACACCTTTAGATCGATCTCACAGGTAGAGCTTCACTCAATATACCTTGCTAGAGTAGAGAAGAACACTGGAGATACCTGTATAGTTGACACCGGGGACTTCAAGACTGAGCTAACTCCCTGCAGGGAGAAGCCGGGTGATAAGGTTATAGTGGGTGTTGCGAAGACGGCTTTATACCCTGGGGAGAAGATAAGCGTGACGAGGAGCTTTAGGCTACTGGGTAAACTAGTAGCATTAATCCACGGGATGCAGAAGGTAACTTTCTCCGAGCATATCAGGGATCCAGGTTTAAAAGCCAGGTTGACTGCTCTAGCAGTGTCACGTTTAATGGGTGGTAATCTAGGGGTCCATTTCAGAAGTAGCGCGAGGTTCGCTGAGCCAAGTGAAATACTCGGTGAGATAGAGTTCTTGCTAAACGAGTACAAGAGGGTAATGAGTAAGGCTAGTGAGGCAGATGCCCCTCTAAAGCTTTACAGGGGTGAGCTAGTAGGTGTCATAGGCTTCACCAGTCTCTCGAAGAATATACTGGATGATATAAGGGGTACCGTGACCCCAACTATTAGGGGACATCACTCACTACGCTCCATGGGTTTAGGCGACATAGTGGAGGCCATGGAGCACTGTATTGTAAATGGATGTAGCGGGGATTCAGTCTCAAGATGTATATGGGAATACGTGTTAGTCAGGCTGGCTGAAAGCGGGGTAATACATATAAGGCATGTTAAGCCAACTGGTGAAGCATTGGATTTAACACCAGGCAGGATCCACAGGATTGAAAGGAGTGTGGAAGGGGTAAGGGTGATTATTAAACGTATTATATCGGGTAGCGGCTTATACGATGGAATAGGCGTTGAGAGAAAACCTGGCGACCTCGACTACATGGTTGTCGAGCCCGGGAAACCCTATATAGTCCACAACTACTACAGGGATACCACATGGCTTGGCTCATATATAAACGTGAACACACCCCCCGAGCTCTCGGTCAACATAGTGAAGTACCATGACCTCCTCGTAGATGTTGCAGTAGCGCCAGGCAGGGAGCCCATCGTGCTCGACAGGGATGAATTAGAGAAAACATTTTCAGCAGGGTTGATTGATCTCCAACTCTACGAGTACGCGTTGAAGACGCTTGAGGAGATCGCCAGGGATCCAACTCGGTACCTTTATAATCCGTGA
- a CDS encoding translation initiation factor eIF-2B — translation MSELERHGFTRRATGSELLFQIASALKESSSDVKSFARTFTRIYEDIINERPSSMASINALRMIGEYFLENGINGIRDYIDGIAARYEESIMRAAEVAAKRVVEGDALITNSNSLAIRRLFKTLSDSKVKVKVYVTESRPGLEGLLMAEYLEKLGFEVYLIVDSAARFFMKNIDKAVLGAEAVAVNGAVVSKIGTSVIALDAHEARVRVFVVAPTLKFSIETIYGELIKLPEGDWRLLMDENTRRTLPENYRAFAPLYDVTPAEYVDGIATEKGLFAPQAIPIVIREVYGGFPPLVKPLERIAMEVRRYLE, via the coding sequence ATGTCTGAGCTTGAAAGACATGGGTTTACCCGGAGGGCAACTGGATCCGAGCTATTATTTCAAATAGCCTCGGCTTTAAAGGAGTCGAGTAGTGATGTGAAGTCGTTTGCAAGAACCTTTACAAGGATCTATGAGGATATAATCAATGAGAGGCCTAGCTCGATGGCGTCCATCAATGCTTTAAGGATGATCGGTGAGTACTTCCTGGAGAACGGGATTAACGGGATCCGGGACTACATTGATGGTATTGCCGCCAGGTACGAGGAGAGCATCATGAGAGCGGCTGAGGTGGCGGCTAAAAGAGTCGTTGAGGGGGATGCGTTGATCACTAATAGTAATAGCCTAGCTATTCGAAGACTCTTCAAGACCCTAAGCGATAGCAAGGTCAAGGTAAAGGTATATGTTACTGAGTCCAGGCCGGGCCTCGAGGGATTGTTAATGGCTGAGTACCTGGAGAAACTGGGCTTCGAGGTCTACTTGATCGTTGACTCAGCTGCCCGCTTCTTCATGAAGAACATTGATAAGGCGGTGTTGGGGGCTGAAGCAGTTGCTGTAAACGGCGCTGTAGTGAGTAAGATTGGGACAAGCGTTATCGCCCTGGACGCACATGAAGCCAGGGTAAGGGTATTCGTTGTAGCACCTACATTGAAGTTTAGTATTGAGACCATATACGGGGAGTTAATTAAGTTGCCTGAGGGAGACTGGCGTCTCCTAATGGATGAGAACACTAGGAGAACCCTCCCAGAGAACTATAGAGCCTTCGCGCCCCTCTACGATGTAACTCCAGCCGAGTATGTGGACGGCATAGCAACCGAGAAAGGATTATTTGCTCCGCAGGCGATACCGATAGTCATCAGGGAGGTCTACGGAGGCTTTCCACCTCTTGTAAAGCCCCTTGAGAGAATAGCGATGGAGGTAAGGAGGTACCTGGAATGA
- the rpiA gene encoding ribose 5-phosphate isomerase A, with product MDASSIIEQAKLNACDYACRHLYEKYGDALVVGVGTGSTVKLLITKCRDFFTERILVPSSHDTLLHLVSLGLNTAVDPAGVDDVDLYIDGADEVSGKLDLVKGRGGAFLREKSLAVRSRVRMYVVDYTKYTGLNHIYVKPIPIEVVPVSVKYVIRKLQELGYGEPLLRMGTGKDGPVVSDNGNFIVDYRLLKPVEDPLSLHNTLKLVHGVIETGIFPSNLVDIVVVGEPAGVRVLGKNTGGRE from the coding sequence ATGGATGCTTCGAGCATTATTGAGCAGGCGAAGTTAAATGCCTGTGACTATGCCTGTAGGCATCTATATGAGAAATATGGTGATGCCTTGGTAGTAGGGGTTGGCACGGGTTCGACTGTGAAACTGTTGATCACTAAGTGCAGGGATTTCTTCACCGAGAGAATACTGGTCCCCTCATCCCACGACACACTCCTCCACCTGGTATCCCTCGGACTTAACACGGCTGTCGATCCAGCTGGAGTCGATGATGTCGATCTATACATTGATGGAGCCGATGAGGTTTCGGGAAAACTAGACCTCGTCAAGGGGAGGGGTGGGGCCTTCCTAAGGGAGAAATCCCTTGCTGTACGTAGTAGGGTTAGGATGTATGTGGTTGACTACACTAAGTATACTGGGCTTAACCACATATACGTTAAACCTATTCCGATAGAGGTTGTACCTGTCTCAGTGAAATATGTTATCAGGAAGCTACAGGAGCTAGGGTATGGCGAGCCATTGCTGAGAATGGGTACTGGGAAGGATGGCCCAGTGGTCTCTGACAATGGGAACTTTATCGTTGACTACAGGCTTTTAAAGCCTGTTGAAGACCCTTTATCTCTCCACAACACGCTTAAACTAGTACATGGAGTGATTGAAACAGGTATATTCCCTTCAAACCTGGTTGACATCGTTGTGGTCGGGGAACCAGCCGGGGTCAGGGTGCTTGGAAAAAACACTGGTGGGAGGGAGTAG
- a CDS encoding pyruvate carboxylase subunit B, protein MVEIVDTTLRDAHQSLIATRLRTEDMIPILEKIDKAGFYSIEMWGGATFDVMIRYLNEDPWERLRLIRERVHRTKLQMLLRGQNLVGYRHYPDDVVEKFVELSYKNGIDVFRIFDALNDVRNMRTSIAKAKKLGAIVQGTITYTISPVHTIEHYLKIAEELAALEVDHITIKDMSGILDPYTAYTLVKALKERLKIPVDIHSHFTGGLAVATYVKAVEAGADFIDTSISPLAFGSGQPGIQTVYHALPPENRPKIDLKVVGEISSYLEKIIFTKYKDLINIKVFIPDPNVLEHQVPGGMITNFIMQLKQLGAEDKLEEVLAEVKRVREDLGWPPLVTPSSQIVGAQAVLNVINGRYKVVTKEVRDYVKGLYGRPPAPIKEEIIRLVLGNEKPIEVRPADLLKPMYEECYKTVKEKGYYSKEEDVLTYCLFPEVAAEFFEKTRKRAVAVKVANRDLWDEILGF, encoded by the coding sequence GTGGTTGAAATAGTTGATACAACACTGAGAGATGCACACCAATCATTGATTGCAACCCGTTTAAGAACCGAGGATATGATCCCCATTCTCGAGAAGATCGATAAGGCAGGTTTCTACAGTATCGAGATGTGGGGTGGAGCTACATTCGACGTCATGATAAGGTATTTGAATGAAGATCCCTGGGAGAGATTGCGGCTTATACGTGAAAGAGTCCACAGGACCAAGCTTCAAATGCTTTTACGTGGACAGAACCTGGTTGGATACAGGCATTACCCGGATGACGTCGTGGAAAAGTTTGTCGAGCTCTCCTACAAGAATGGCATAGATGTATTCAGGATCTTTGATGCATTAAATGATGTAAGGAATATGAGGACATCCATAGCTAAGGCCAAGAAGCTTGGCGCTATAGTCCAGGGCACGATAACGTATACTATAAGCCCTGTCCACACCATAGAGCACTACCTGAAGATAGCCGAGGAGCTCGCTGCGTTGGAGGTAGACCATATAACGATAAAGGATATGTCAGGTATACTAGACCCATATACAGCATATACGCTGGTTAAAGCGTTAAAGGAGAGGTTAAAGATACCTGTTGACATTCACTCACATTTCACAGGTGGGCTAGCTGTAGCCACATATGTTAAAGCTGTTGAAGCCGGAGCAGACTTCATCGATACATCGATAAGTCCCCTAGCATTCGGCTCAGGTCAACCAGGTATACAGACAGTCTATCACGCGCTCCCTCCTGAGAATAGGCCAAAGATAGATCTAAAGGTGGTGGGGGAGATAAGCAGTTACCTGGAGAAGATTATTTTCACCAAGTACAAGGACCTAATAAACATAAAGGTCTTCATCCCGGACCCCAATGTCCTTGAGCACCAGGTGCCAGGCGGTATGATAACCAATTTCATCATGCAGCTTAAGCAGCTGGGGGCAGAGGATAAGCTGGAAGAGGTATTAGCGGAGGTGAAGCGCGTCAGGGAAGACCTGGGATGGCCTCCACTAGTCACTCCCTCCTCGCAGATTGTGGGGGCCCAGGCTGTTCTCAACGTTATAAACGGTCGTTACAAGGTTGTGACTAAGGAGGTCAGGGACTATGTGAAGGGGCTGTATGGTAGGCCGCCTGCACCAATAAAAGAGGAGATTATAAGGCTGGTTCTAGGTAATGAGAAACCTATTGAGGTGCGCCCGGCCGACCTATTGAAGCCCATGTATGAGGAATGCTATAAAACCGTTAAGGAGAAGGGGTATTATAGTAAGGAGGAGGATGTACTCACCTACTGCCTATTCCCCGAGGTTGCTGCGGAGTTCTTTGAGAAGACTAGGAAGCGGGCTGTAGCGGTGAAGGTTGCAAACCGGGATCTATGGGATGAGATACTGGGCTTCTGA
- the serS gene encoding serine--tRNA ligase, whose protein sequence is MSWSILTLLRDNPELLKEHVKKRFMDPSLVDEAYKLDLEWRRLLSQVQELRHRHNVISRDISKLPEPERSARINEARELLSQMEELEKKLKEIEDLREEALLKLPNIVHETVPVGPDDTYNVPIRFWGKPKVWSGYIEQFMQQTERYGFKVEYELVNWKPVGHADMLEYVLRLGDTVKAGEVAGSRFYYLFDDIVFLDIALLMYAIDSLTSKGYKLVLPPYMLRHKVMSGVIDLATFKDAIYKIEGEDLYLIATAEHSLAALHAFEEIPEEELPLKYVGVSPCFRKEAGAGNRDLKGIFRVHQFHKVEQYVYAKPEESWALMEELIGNAEDLFKGLELPYRVVNIASGDLGAPAAKKYDLETWMPAQGLFREMVSCSNTTDWQSYRLKTRLVRRKGMVKEYVHTLNSTAIASTRTITSILENRQNEDGTVTVPRVLRKYLEVFNKAPRDYIHPVKRERA, encoded by the coding sequence GTGTCTTGGAGTATTTTAACACTACTCAGGGATAACCCCGAGCTATTAAAGGAACACGTTAAGAAGAGGTTCATGGATCCCAGCCTCGTTGACGAGGCATATAAGTTGGATCTCGAGTGGAGGAGGCTGTTATCACAGGTCCAGGAGCTCAGGCACAGGCATAACGTTATAAGCAGGGATATCTCGAAGCTGCCTGAGCCGGAGAGAAGTGCCAGGATAAACGAGGCGAGAGAGCTTTTATCCCAGATGGAGGAGCTGGAGAAGAAGTTGAAGGAGATCGAGGATTTAAGGGAGGAGGCGTTGCTGAAGCTACCGAATATAGTCCATGAGACGGTGCCAGTGGGCCCCGATGACACGTATAATGTGCCCATTAGGTTCTGGGGTAAGCCAAAGGTGTGGAGCGGGTATATTGAGCAGTTCATGCAGCAGACCGAGAGATACGGCTTCAAAGTAGAATATGAACTGGTAAACTGGAAGCCTGTTGGACACGCTGATATGCTTGAATACGTGTTGAGGCTTGGCGACACAGTTAAAGCCGGGGAGGTTGCTGGGAGTAGGTTCTACTATTTATTCGACGACATAGTCTTCCTGGATATTGCGTTACTGATGTACGCTATAGACAGCTTGACGAGTAAAGGCTATAAACTAGTTTTACCACCCTATATGTTACGTCACAAGGTAATGTCCGGCGTTATAGACCTCGCGACGTTCAAGGACGCGATCTACAAGATAGAGGGAGAAGACCTCTACCTTATAGCCACAGCTGAGCACTCGCTTGCAGCGCTCCACGCGTTCGAGGAGATACCCGAGGAGGAGTTGCCATTGAAGTATGTGGGTGTATCCCCCTGCTTCAGGAAGGAGGCTGGAGCCGGTAACAGGGATTTAAAGGGTATATTCAGGGTTCACCAGTTCCATAAGGTCGAGCAATACGTTTATGCCAAGCCCGAAGAGAGCTGGGCATTAATGGAGGAATTGATAGGGAATGCTGAAGATCTCTTCAAGGGGCTCGAACTCCCCTACAGGGTGGTCAACATAGCCAGCGGCGACCTAGGCGCCCCAGCCGCTAAGAAATACGATCTAGAGACATGGATGCCTGCACAGGGGCTCTTCAGAGAGATGGTCAGCTGCAGTAATACAACTGACTGGCAGTCCTACAGGTTGAAGACGAGGCTTGTACGTAGGAAAGGGATGGTGAAGGAGTATGTGCATACATTGAATAGCACGGCTATAGCGAGCACGAGGACTATTACATCCATACTTGAGAACCGTCAGAACGAGGATGGAACAGTAACTGTACCGAGGGTCCTGAGGAAGTATCTCGAAGTATTCAATAAGGCACCCAGAGACTACATTCACCCGGTGAAAAGAGAGAGAGCTTAA
- a CDS encoding ATPase has translation MRLLITGLLPHDSGKTVIALNLSKALSKSLRVFYFKPIAGHSGWYQAETVKHSLEAGILVGHDAYTAARELGLLDRVRLVNPVDLLTMPPDPLKYIKSIRLYLGILADVASQTVLMRISRPLEGVDEYFIVRENARRLNKVALTVLEGLIERFSARGNVVFHDAEPGLIMKLFSNREALNWLNNIYGLLSEYDVVVTESYNNAATPIEASLDSDLVLVTAPTRLLIYRGTRYRQGVEAFSMGRPPWLVDVGGIVEVLGEPLKTMDIPYSNTSEFNDFIDLLVEFITSYQ, from the coding sequence ATGAGGCTACTGATAACCGGGCTACTCCCACATGACTCCGGCAAGACGGTTATAGCACTCAACCTCTCTAAGGCACTCTCTAAGAGTCTGAGGGTATTCTACTTCAAGCCGATTGCAGGGCATAGTGGGTGGTATCAAGCCGAGACCGTGAAGCACTCTCTTGAAGCAGGTATACTAGTAGGCCACGACGCTTACACTGCTGCCAGGGAGCTAGGGTTACTAGACAGGGTGCGCTTGGTGAATCCTGTGGACCTACTCACTATGCCGCCTGATCCATTAAAGTATATTAAATCAATAAGGCTCTACCTGGGCATCCTCGCCGACGTGGCTTCTCAAACCGTTTTAATGAGGATCAGCCGTCCACTAGAAGGCGTCGATGAGTACTTCATTGTAAGAGAGAATGCTAGGAGGTTGAATAAGGTTGCATTAACCGTTCTTGAAGGGTTGATCGAGAGGTTCTCAGCCAGGGGTAACGTGGTGTTTCATGATGCTGAGCCAGGCTTGATCATGAAGCTATTCAGTAATAGGGAGGCACTCAACTGGTTGAACAATATATATGGGCTCCTCAGCGAGTATGATGTAGTTGTCACCGAGAGCTATAATAATGCGGCTACACCAATAGAGGCCTCACTCGATAGCGACCTAGTTCTTGTAACAGCCCCTACAAGGCTATTGATATACAGGGGCACCCGTTACAGGCAGGGGGTTGAGGCCTTCTCGATGGGGAGGCCACCATGGCTGGTGGACGTAGGCGGTATTGTGGAGGTTCTAGGGGAACCATTGAAAACCATGGATATACCTTACTCTAATACCAGTGAATTCAATGACTTTATTGATCTCCTGGTAGAGTTTATTACCTCCTATCAATAA
- a CDS encoding HD domain-containing protein, producing MNTRYILNLRHIPRTGWLLRGVPPVIAESVAEHIFLTSIIAMDIAEKLWSRNIRLDKARTLSMSIIHDVPEAVTGDIIRLVKANAEEYFSIIESQAIKELGIQEYESLYNELSSGETLESIVVKVADDVATILEGRRLMEMGYHQVEEIIVNVEVHLRELVNAKTPVEVKDVLWEIVSEYLDASVFSKQK from the coding sequence TTGAACACCAGGTATATTCTAAACCTGCGCCACATACCCAGAACCGGCTGGCTTCTGAGAGGTGTACCCCCCGTTATCGCGGAGAGTGTTGCCGAGCATATCTTCCTTACATCAATCATAGCGATGGATATAGCTGAGAAACTATGGTCGAGGAATATCAGGCTCGATAAAGCGCGCACTCTATCCATGAGTATAATACATGATGTACCAGAGGCGGTCACAGGCGACATAATAAGGCTTGTCAAAGCTAACGCGGAGGAATACTTCTCGATAATAGAGTCCCAAGCGATCAAAGAGCTGGGTATACAGGAGTATGAATCCCTTTACAACGAGCTCTCAAGCGGTGAAACCCTTGAATCCATAGTGGTTAAAGTAGCCGACGATGTCGCAACCATCCTCGAGGGAAGAAGGCTGATGGAGATGGGGTATCATCAGGTTGAGGAGATAATTGTTAATGTAGAGGTACATCTAAGGGAACTGGTTAATGCGAAGACACCTGTAGAGGTAAAAGACGTCCTCTGGGAGATAGTGAGTGAGTACCTGGATGCATCTGTCTTCAGTAAACAAAAGTAG
- a CDS encoding metal-sulfur cluster assembly factor, with amino-acid sequence MSEELKKKIVEVLETITDPEIGIDVYNLGLIYDIQVVNDKTVKIAMSLTTMFCPLASTLPLMIIDALKEKLGIDADIDIVYDPPWTPLRMTEKGRVLFKERFGYDIVEEYARSQQETRE; translated from the coding sequence GTGAGTGAGGAGTTAAAGAAGAAGATAGTCGAGGTATTAGAAACCATAACAGACCCTGAGATAGGGATCGACGTCTACAACCTAGGGTTAATCTACGATATACAAGTTGTCAACGATAAGACGGTTAAGATAGCAATGTCCCTTACAACCATGTTCTGCCCCCTTGCCTCCACACTCCCATTAATGATAATTGATGCACTGAAGGAGAAGCTTGGCATAGACGCCGATATAGATATAGTGTATGACCCACCGTGGACACCCCTCAGGATGACGGAGAAAGGTAGGGTATTGTTCAAGGAGAGATTCGGCTACGATATAGTGGAGGAATATGCTAGGAGCCAGCAGGAAACAAGAGAATAG
- a CDS encoding metal-dependent hydrolase, whose product MKGVTHLLLGAAVGLYVGYDALSSIAASMISGASALIPDLDLHLGHRKTLHNIFALAVFTIVVSIILDHIGVRNELIPKAVALGWLTHILSDVLNIQGVHLFYPFSEYSISLKIARSDSIVLNILVSLISIILIALRILQFTY is encoded by the coding sequence GTGAAGGGGGTTACACACCTGCTTCTCGGTGCTGCAGTAGGCTTATACGTAGGTTATGATGCATTATCCTCCATCGCGGCCTCCATGATATCCGGGGCATCGGCTCTGATACCGGATCTCGACCTACACCTAGGGCACCGTAAAACATTGCACAATATATTTGCGCTAGCGGTGTTCACAATCGTGGTGTCGATAATCCTAGATCACATCGGAGTGAGAAACGAGCTGATCCCCAAGGCGGTGGCGCTTGGATGGCTCACGCATATATTAAGCGATGTTCTCAATATCCAGGGAGTACACTTATTCTACCCGTTCTCAGAATACTCGATCTCCCTGAAGATAGCTAGAAGCGATAGTATAGTGCTGAATATACTGGTATCCCTCATATCCATAATACTAATCGCACTGAGAATCCTCCAGTTCACATATTGA
- a CDS encoding M55 family metallopeptidase has translation MKAYISVDLEGLPGVSSLTMLNPGNTQFNRAVKVLTRLLNTVIDELATHGFDAIYVADSHGLMTNIDYLELDSRAELVQGYPRQFSMVTLLDSSFNAALFIGYHAAAGTPHGILDHTMSGRTFTEIRVNGERVSEFILNSLYAGEHNVPVVLLAGDEHLRAEVEKYSPWTIFVPLKKGVSRYSASYPGIDKVTEALREGVSKAVKKLKKGEVQPLKWSKPFKAELTLRDSLIADILEPLPIFKRIDAYRVEFAANTAHELLGYIELIAHLGYGVDSLKNNIK, from the coding sequence GTGAAAGCATATATCTCAGTCGATCTCGAGGGATTACCGGGAGTATCCTCCTTGACGATGCTTAACCCAGGTAACACACAATTTAATAGAGCTGTAAAAGTCCTGACAAGGCTATTAAACACTGTGATAGATGAACTGGCTACCCATGGCTTCGACGCAATATATGTCGCTGATAGCCATGGATTAATGACGAACATAGATTACTTGGAGTTGGACAGTAGGGCTGAGCTGGTACAGGGTTATCCACGTCAATTCAGCATGGTGACGCTACTGGACTCAAGCTTCAATGCAGCGCTATTCATCGGGTACCATGCGGCAGCGGGGACCCCCCACGGAATATTGGATCACACAATGAGTGGTAGAACCTTCACGGAGATAAGGGTTAACGGTGAAAGGGTCAGCGAGTTCATCTTGAATAGTCTGTACGCCGGAGAACACAACGTCCCCGTGGTACTCTTAGCCGGGGATGAACACCTCAGAGCCGAGGTTGAAAAATATTCTCCCTGGACGATCTTCGTCCCCCTGAAGAAGGGTGTATCAAGGTATAGTGCATCATACCCTGGCATAGACAAGGTTACAGAGGCTCTCAGAGAAGGGGTGTCTAAAGCAGTGAAGAAGCTGAAGAAAGGAGAGGTCCAGCCTCTCAAGTGGAGCAAGCCGTTTAAGGCCGAGCTAACGCTCAGGGATTCCCTTATAGCCGATATACTCGAACCCCTACCAATATTTAAAAGGATAGATGCATACAGGGTCGAGTTCGCAGCGAACACGGCCCACGAGCTACTAGGCTACATAGAGCTCATCGCCCACCTTGGCTATGGTGTAGACTCCTTGAAAAACAATATTAAATAG